One window of Ralstonia pickettii DTP0602 genomic DNA carries:
- a CDS encoding 16S rRNA methyltransferase (K03500: rsmB, sun; 16S rRNA (cytosine967-C5)-methyltransferase [EC:2.1.1.176]), with product MRLPPDSLAFQMLGAAAAVRAVSEGTALPQAIEDAAAQLRLDRVRDAATRGALQDIAYRTMRQFGTARALVTKLVTRPPGAQVDSLLAVALALLLEHAPGPRDKQDNADKDQQDGGAGRPGYSTFTVVDQAVSAAASEPKTAHARGLVNAVLRRFLRERKALLADVNRDEQARWNLPPWWLRMLREAYPDQWMTLAASANVRPPMTVRVNTARTSVQQYQTDLANAGLAGTVVGPQAVRLIRAVPVTQLPGFAEGVVSVQDAGAQLAAPLLEVADGMRVLDACAAPGGKTGHLLELADIDVTAVESDPQRAVRIGENLARLGREAKIVVGDASRPSDWWDGQPFDRILADVPCSASGIVRRHPDIRWLRRDTDIAKLITEQRRIVSQLWPLLKPGGILVYVTCSIFPTEGEEQARWFGAQLADAIRLQAPGQLLPGTGTTQMAGEQGEKEAGQASLPSDHDGFFYARFQKRA from the coding sequence ATGCGCCTGCCTCCCGATTCGCTTGCCTTCCAGATGCTCGGCGCCGCCGCCGCGGTACGTGCCGTCAGCGAAGGCACCGCCTTGCCGCAGGCGATCGAGGACGCCGCTGCGCAGCTGCGCCTGGACCGCGTGCGCGATGCTGCCACGCGCGGCGCGCTGCAGGACATCGCCTATCGCACCATGCGCCAGTTCGGCACCGCGCGCGCGCTGGTGACGAAGCTGGTCACGCGCCCGCCCGGCGCGCAGGTCGATTCGCTGCTGGCCGTGGCGCTGGCCTTGCTGCTGGAACACGCGCCGGGCCCGCGCGACAAGCAGGACAATGCAGACAAAGACCAGCAGGACGGGGGCGCGGGCCGCCCCGGCTACAGCACCTTCACGGTCGTCGACCAGGCGGTGAGCGCCGCCGCCTCCGAACCCAAGACCGCGCACGCGCGCGGCCTGGTCAATGCGGTGCTGCGCCGCTTCCTGCGCGAACGCAAGGCGCTGCTGGCCGACGTCAACCGCGACGAGCAGGCACGCTGGAACCTACCGCCGTGGTGGCTGCGCATGCTGCGCGAGGCCTACCCCGACCAATGGATGACGCTTGCCGCCAGCGCCAACGTGCGCCCGCCAATGACGGTGCGCGTGAACACCGCGCGCACCTCGGTCCAGCAATACCAGACCGACCTCGCCAATGCCGGCCTGGCCGGCACCGTGGTCGGCCCGCAGGCCGTGCGGCTGATCCGCGCAGTGCCGGTAACGCAGTTGCCGGGCTTTGCCGAAGGCGTGGTGTCGGTGCAGGATGCCGGCGCGCAACTGGCCGCACCGCTGCTGGAAGTGGCCGACGGCATGCGCGTGCTTGACGCCTGCGCCGCGCCCGGCGGCAAGACCGGCCACCTGCTGGAGCTCGCCGATATCGACGTGACCGCAGTGGAGAGCGACCCGCAACGCGCCGTTCGCATCGGCGAGAACCTGGCCCGCCTGGGCAGGGAAGCGAAGATCGTGGTGGGCGATGCCAGCCGGCCCTCAGACTGGTGGGACGGCCAGCCATTCGACCGCATCCTGGCCGACGTGCCGTGCTCGGCCTCGGGCATCGTGCGGCGCCATCCCGATATCCGCTGGCTGCGCCGCGACACCGATATCGCCAAGCTGATCACCGAACAGCGCCGCATCGTCTCGCAGCTGTGGCCGCTGCTCAAACCGGGCGGCATCCTGGTCTACGTCACCTGTTCTATTTTCCCAACGGAAGGCGAGGAGCAGGCGCGCTGGTTTGGTGCACAGCTGGCAGATGCGATACGATTGCAGGCGCCGGGGCAGCTGCTGCCCGGCACCGGAACCACGCAAATGGCTGGCGAACAAGGTGAAAAGGAAGCCGGCCAGGCCAGCCTGCCATCGGATCACGATGGCTTCTTCTACGCCCGCTTTCAGAAACGCGCCTGA
- a CDS encoding methionyl-tRNA formyltransferase (K00604: MTFMT, fmt; methionyl-tRNA formyltransferase [EC:2.1.2.9]), with the protein MSKASQARSLRVAFAGTPEFARVALEAIHAAGFPVVAVLTQPDRPAGRGMQLQASPVKQYAAANGLGPVLQPRSLRRQGKYPEEAAAAVDTLAEIAPDVMVVAAYGLILPAEVLALPRLGCLNIHGSLLPRWRGAAPIHRAIEAGDAETGITLMQMDEGLDTGDMLTREAVPIGPEDTTGTLHDTLAALGARMIVEGLTALAAGQTLTATPQPEEGVTYADKIAKDEAPLDLRRPAVELANQVRAFNPFPGATVQVGDTVIKCWQAAPLAAASSLPHSPGTVLAADAAGILIACGDSSALLVTELQRPGGRRQPAQQFLQGMPLVPGARCAVPGDGTAQA; encoded by the coding sequence ATGTCGAAAGCCTCCCAAGCCAGATCCCTGCGTGTCGCCTTTGCCGGCACGCCCGAGTTCGCGCGCGTCGCGCTTGAAGCCATCCACGCAGCCGGCTTTCCCGTCGTGGCCGTGCTCACGCAGCCGGACCGTCCCGCCGGCCGCGGCATGCAGCTGCAGGCCAGCCCGGTCAAGCAGTACGCCGCCGCCAACGGGCTCGGCCCGGTGCTGCAGCCGCGCTCGCTGCGCCGCCAGGGCAAGTACCCGGAAGAAGCCGCGGCCGCGGTGGACACACTGGCTGAGATCGCGCCCGACGTGATGGTGGTGGCCGCCTACGGCCTGATCCTGCCGGCCGAGGTGCTGGCGCTGCCGCGCCTGGGCTGCCTCAATATCCATGGCTCGCTGCTGCCGCGCTGGCGCGGCGCGGCGCCGATCCACCGCGCCATCGAGGCGGGCGATGCCGAGACCGGCATCACGCTGATGCAGATGGACGAGGGCCTGGACACCGGCGACATGCTCACGCGCGAAGCGGTGCCGATCGGCCCCGAGGACACCACCGGCACGCTGCACGACACGCTGGCCGCGCTGGGCGCGCGCATGATCGTCGAGGGGCTGACGGCGCTGGCCGCGGGCCAGACGCTGACCGCTACGCCGCAGCCGGAAGAGGGCGTCACCTACGCCGATAAGATCGCCAAGGACGAGGCGCCGCTGGACCTGCGCCGCCCGGCCGTGGAACTGGCCAACCAGGTGCGCGCGTTCAATCCGTTCCCGGGGGCGACGGTGCAGGTCGGCGACACCGTGATCAAGTGCTGGCAGGCCGCGCCGCTTGCCGCGGCCAGCAGCCTGCCGCATTCGCCTGGTACGGTACTCGCGGCCGATGCCGCCGGCATCCTCATCGCCTGCGGCGACAGCAGCGCGCTACTGGTCACCGAGCTGCAGAGGCCGGGCGGGCGCCGCCAGCCCGCGCAGCAGTTCCTGCAGGGCATGCCGCTGGTGCCGGGTGCGCGCTGCGCGGTGCCCGGGGACGGGACGGCACAGGCATAA
- a CDS encoding protease (K03799: htpX; heat shock protein HtpX [EC:3.4.24.-]), which yields MFNWVKTFMLMAAITALFIVIGGMIGGRSGMMLALLIALGMNFFSYWFSDKMVLRMYNAQEVDAGSAPQFYGMVQELAQRAGLPMPRVYLINEDAPNAFATGRNPEHAAVAATTGILRVLSERELRGVMAHELAHVRHRDILTSTIAATMAGAISALANMAMFFGGRDENGNRSNPIASIAVAILAPLAASLIQMAISRAREFEADRGGAEICGDPQALASALDKIHRYAQGIPFQAAEEHPATAQMMIMNPLSGGAIANLFSTHPATEERIARLMQMAQTGTYPA from the coding sequence ATGTTCAACTGGGTCAAGACCTTCATGCTGATGGCGGCCATCACGGCGCTGTTCATCGTCATCGGCGGCATGATCGGCGGGCGCAGCGGCATGATGTTGGCGCTGCTGATCGCGCTGGGCATGAACTTCTTCTCCTACTGGTTCTCGGACAAGATGGTCCTGCGCATGTACAACGCGCAGGAAGTCGACGCCGGCAGCGCGCCGCAGTTCTACGGCATGGTGCAGGAGCTGGCGCAGCGCGCCGGGCTGCCGATGCCGCGCGTGTACCTGATCAATGAAGACGCGCCCAACGCGTTTGCCACCGGCCGCAACCCGGAACACGCTGCCGTGGCCGCCACCACCGGCATCCTGCGCGTGCTGTCCGAGCGCGAACTGCGGGGGGTGATGGCGCATGAACTGGCGCACGTGCGCCACCGCGACATCCTGACCTCGACCATCGCCGCGACCATGGCCGGTGCCATTTCCGCGCTGGCCAATATGGCGATGTTCTTTGGCGGGCGCGACGAGAACGGCAACCGCAGCAACCCGATCGCCAGCATTGCCGTGGCGATCCTGGCGCCGCTGGCGGCCTCGCTGATCCAGATGGCGATCTCGCGCGCGCGTGAATTCGAAGCCGACCGCGGCGGTGCCGAGATCTGCGGCGACCCGCAGGCGCTGGCCAGCGCGCTGGACAAGATCCACCGCTACGCGCAGGGCATCCCGTTCCAGGCGGCCGAGGAGCACCCGGCCACGGCGCAGATGATGATCATGAACCCGCTGTCGGGCGGCGCCATCGCCAACCTGTTCTCGACCCACCCGGCCACCGAGGAGCGCATCGCACGCCTGATGCAGATGGCGCAGACGGGTACGTACCCGGCCTGA
- a CDS encoding peptide deformylase (K01462: PDF, def; peptide deformylase [EC:3.5.1.88]) has translation MAKLDILTYPDPRLHTVAKPVAAVDDRIRQLVKDMAETMYEAPGIGLAATQVNVHEQVVVIDVSETRDQLQVFINPEIIWASENRKVWEEGCLSVPEVYDRVERPDRVRVRALNEKGETFELDADDLLAVCIQHEIDHLRGKVFVEYLSPLKLNRIKSKLQKRERTRM, from the coding sequence ATGGCAAAACTCGACATCCTGACTTACCCCGATCCCCGCCTGCACACCGTTGCCAAACCCGTGGCCGCGGTGGACGACCGCATCCGCCAGCTGGTCAAGGACATGGCTGAAACCATGTATGAAGCGCCTGGCATCGGGCTGGCCGCCACCCAGGTCAACGTGCACGAGCAGGTGGTGGTGATCGACGTCTCCGAGACGCGCGACCAGCTCCAGGTCTTTATCAACCCGGAGATCATCTGGGCCAGCGAGAACCGCAAGGTGTGGGAAGAGGGCTGCCTGTCGGTGCCCGAGGTCTACGACCGCGTCGAGCGCCCGGACCGCGTGCGCGTGCGCGCGCTCAACGAGAAGGGCGAGACCTTCGAGCTTGACGCCGACGACCTGCTGGCCGTGTGCATCCAGCACGAGATCGATCACCTGCGCGGCAAGGTGTTTGTCGAGTACCTGTCGCCGCTCAAGCTCAATCGCATCAAGAGCAAACTGCAGAAGCGCGAACGCACGCGCATGTAA
- a CDS encoding signal peptide protein, giving the protein MPSMPRLSDCRATVDTTAGKARLHPPHHGAARRGALARWWLALVLALATLLLQPPAVQAQVIEATEARIEYQDGGFELAASFDFDLPPALEDALHKGISLYFAVDFQLTRPRWYWFDEKPVNISRNVRLSYQPLTRQYRVSTGGLQLPFTRLKSALQFIQRVRGWRVFERNAVKPGESYHAEVRMRLDLSQLPKPFQINAVNTRDWNLASDWRRFTYTVPTDLNAAPPPPPPPQPPPPAPPAPPPAPASPPLPASPAVPAPASVPGAPAAANDARGTVFMQAASTALSPTLLAQPASSQP; this is encoded by the coding sequence ATGCCGAGCATGCCGCGCCTGTCAGACTGCCGCGCGACCGTGGACACTACGGCGGGCAAGGCGCGCCTGCATCCGCCCCACCACGGCGCAGCCAGGCGTGGCGCACTGGCGCGCTGGTGGCTGGCCCTCGTGCTGGCGCTGGCGACTCTGCTGTTGCAGCCGCCTGCGGTGCAGGCGCAAGTCATCGAAGCCACCGAAGCGCGCATCGAATACCAGGATGGCGGTTTCGAACTCGCTGCCAGTTTCGACTTCGACCTGCCGCCCGCGCTCGAAGACGCGCTGCACAAGGGCATCTCCCTCTATTTCGCGGTCGACTTTCAGCTCACGCGTCCGCGCTGGTACTGGTTCGACGAAAAGCCCGTCAACATCAGCCGCAACGTGCGCCTGTCGTACCAGCCGCTGACACGCCAGTACCGCGTCTCCACCGGCGGCCTGCAGCTGCCGTTCACGCGCCTGAAGAGCGCGCTGCAATTCATCCAGCGCGTGCGCGGCTGGCGCGTGTTCGAGCGCAATGCGGTCAAGCCGGGCGAGAGCTACCACGCTGAAGTGCGCATGCGGCTCGACCTGTCGCAGCTGCCCAAGCCATTCCAGATCAATGCCGTCAATACGCGCGACTGGAACCTGGCGTCGGACTGGCGGCGCTTTACCTACACGGTGCCGACGGACCTCAACGCGGCACCGCCACCACCGCCGCCGCCGCAGCCGCCACCGCCTGCGCCGCCCGCACCGCCCCCGGCTCCCGCATCGCCGCCGCTGCCGGCTTCGCCCGCCGTGCCCGCGCCGGCATCGGTGCCGGGCGCGCCCGCCGCCGCCAACGATGCGCGCGGCACCGTCTTCATGCAAGCGGCGTCGACCGCGCTGTCGCCCACGCTGCTGGCGCAGCCCGCCTCGAGCCAGCCATGA